One Puniceicoccaceae bacterium genomic region harbors:
- a CDS encoding SLBB domain-containing protein encodes MVKLTLTLLQLLLGATVLASSVLAQSLADRSFSRMDLLDNSYQITANDRLVYQVIEEQSPGVVLTPDNEGKVRFPPLREPISVVGLTCFELAQQVKALLEVDFFYRATVDIKVAESTFRERVNVYGQVNNQGRLLLPKDGFYTISQAISQMGGFADGADLENIIIQRKDPDNPDKDLRIEVNMRAIYDEGQVENDIRIQPDDVIIVNRLEDVGGKYTVLGAVRSPGLFTISQEKLTVSEAILLAGGFTDVARETRVKLTRRVPDSDESETYWINVRRVLRDGDRSEDMLVKEDDIINVSERLIVF; translated from the coding sequence ATGGTCAAACTAACTCTCACTTTATTGCAGCTTTTGTTGGGAGCCACCGTGCTTGCAAGTTCGGTGCTGGCACAGTCGCTGGCGGATCGCAGCTTCAGTCGTATGGATCTGCTGGATAATTCCTACCAGATTACCGCAAATGATCGCCTGGTGTATCAGGTCATCGAGGAGCAATCTCCAGGGGTCGTGTTGACTCCCGACAATGAAGGAAAAGTCCGATTCCCCCCCTTGAGAGAACCGATATCGGTAGTGGGGCTTACGTGCTTCGAACTTGCCCAGCAGGTCAAGGCCCTGCTCGAAGTGGATTTTTTCTACCGTGCAACGGTGGACATCAAAGTGGCGGAATCCACTTTCCGCGAACGCGTCAATGTGTATGGGCAGGTCAACAACCAGGGCAGGCTGCTACTGCCCAAGGATGGATTCTACACCATTAGCCAGGCCATTTCCCAAATGGGAGGATTTGCGGATGGTGCTGATCTTGAAAACATCATCATCCAGCGCAAAGATCCTGACAATCCCGACAAGGATCTGCGCATCGAGGTCAACATGCGGGCGATCTACGATGAAGGTCAGGTTGAGAACGATATTCGCATCCAGCCGGATGATGTGATTATTGTCAATCGACTCGAAGATGTTGGGGGCAAGTACACTGTGCTCGGGGCGGTACGCAGTCCGGGGTTGTTTACCATTTCACAAGAAAAACTTACCGTCAGCGAGGCGATCCTTCTCGCCGGGGGATTCACCGATGTTGCAAGAGAGACTCGGGTGAAACTGACGCGCCGGGTACCCGACTCCGATGAGAGCGAAACCTATTGGATCAACGTGCGACGGGTTCTCCGTGATGGGGACCGAAGCGAGGATATGTTGGTCAAAGAAGATGACATCATCAATGTTTCCGAACGATTAATCGTGTTTTAG
- a CDS encoding polyprenyl synthetase family protein: MDPATPPRLRDAMLHSLHAGGKRIRPVLLLAVVDMHPSRHDPLPAAVAIECLHTYSLIHDDLPSMDNSDLRRGAPTCHIAFDEATAILAGDALLTLAFEILSTAYAEEPVLAIQLIRELSRAAGSAELVGGQMEDILMDRDSGGNVSMDQVYQIEDRKTGALFCASLRMGMHLAGQSGQSLEWASRLGQAIGRSFQIRDDLLDAIGDEAMVGKTLMNDERNQKVTAVTHYGIEGARREVDRLHELGLECCRHLVGRTDFMQSLLHHLKNRIS; encoded by the coding sequence ATGGACCCCGCGACACCTCCGCGCCTCAGGGATGCCATGCTCCACAGTCTGCATGCCGGAGGGAAGCGCATCCGACCCGTGTTGTTGCTGGCTGTAGTTGACATGCACCCCAGCAGGCATGATCCGCTGCCCGCGGCGGTTGCGATCGAGTGTCTTCACACCTACAGTCTGATACACGATGACCTGCCAAGCATGGACAACAGTGACTTGCGACGGGGAGCACCCACGTGTCACATCGCATTCGATGAGGCAACGGCGATTCTCGCCGGGGATGCGCTACTGACGCTGGCTTTTGAAATCCTGTCGACTGCCTATGCGGAAGAACCGGTGCTTGCGATCCAGCTCATCCGGGAATTGTCGCGAGCAGCGGGTTCTGCTGAGTTGGTTGGAGGGCAGATGGAGGACATTCTGATGGACCGTGATTCGGGTGGAAATGTGAGCATGGATCAGGTTTATCAGATCGAAGACCGCAAGACGGGAGCACTGTTTTGTGCGAGTCTGCGAATGGGCATGCACCTTGCCGGACAGTCGGGCCAATCGCTTGAGTGGGCATCACGACTTGGACAAGCCATTGGTCGGTCGTTCCAGATCAGAGATGACCTGCTGGATGCGATCGGCGATGAAGCCATGGTTGGAAAAACACTGATGAATGATGAACGCAACCAGAAGGTCACCGCAGTGACTCACTACGGCATTGAAGGTGCGCGCAGGGAGGTGGATCGGCTGCACGAATTGGGACTGGAATGCTGCAGGCATTTGGTCGGTAGAACGGATTTTATGCAAAGTTTACTCCATCATTTGAAAAACCGGATTTCTTGA
- a CDS encoding FmdB family zinc ribbon protein, protein MPTYEYLCHNNDCSHEFETFQSMRDDALVDCPACGQPSLRRKIGLGAGIIFKGSGFYETDYKRKSGTESASKAEGGAESSKPKEASKASTTPASTPASPAS, encoded by the coding sequence ATGCCCACTTACGAATATCTCTGTCACAACAATGACTGCAGTCACGAATTCGAAACCTTCCAGTCCATGCGCGACGACGCACTGGTCGACTGTCCTGCATGCGGCCAGCCCAGCTTGCGTCGCAAGATAGGTCTCGGCGCAGGCATCATTTTCAAAGGAAGCGGATTCTACGAAACGGACTACAAGCGCAAATCGGGAACGGAAAGTGCCTCGAAAGCGGAAGGTGGTGCAGAAAGTTCCAAACCGAAAGAAGCAAGCAAAGCCAGCACCACACCTGCGTCAACGCCAGCTTCCCCCGCATCCTGA
- a CDS encoding DUF4013 domain-containing protein: MIHRADTLTLNTMDSISKQILRSPLFFPKLLIAALLVYSLVGIPLFIGYLSRFLHQLKNRRDANLPQWNSWLALLIESWELLVLITIYTVLPILLACWIASIISGWLGWLFWIPIWSLPWIPAMLVVWVAPIFSGIAYHRYLIRGSIESAFDIRSIWQTALCNAEQLLILTLVFWGVIFIGFPILGFAIAAGLTLYFPLVFQIVDQQTYS; this comes from the coding sequence TTGATTCACCGAGCCGATACGCTCACTCTGAACACAATGGACAGCATTTCCAAACAAATCCTTCGCTCTCCGCTGTTTTTTCCCAAACTGCTGATCGCTGCACTGCTGGTGTATTCCCTTGTGGGGATACCGCTGTTCATTGGCTACCTCTCACGCTTCCTTCATCAATTGAAAAACCGGCGAGATGCCAATCTCCCACAGTGGAACTCCTGGCTCGCCTTGCTGATCGAAAGCTGGGAACTACTGGTCCTGATTACGATCTACACGGTGTTGCCCATTCTGCTGGCCTGCTGGATTGCCAGCATCATATCGGGCTGGCTCGGGTGGTTGTTCTGGATTCCGATCTGGAGTCTGCCATGGATTCCAGCAATGTTGGTTGTCTGGGTCGCACCGATTTTTTCGGGCATTGCCTACCACCGCTATCTCATTCGAGGTAGCATCGAATCCGCATTTGACATCCGCTCCATTTGGCAGACGGCGCTGTGCAACGCTGAGCAGCTCCTCATCCTGACCCTCGTTTTTTGGGGAGTCATCTTCATCGGATTTCCCATTCTGGGCTTTGCGATAGCCGCAGGCTTGACGCTTTATTTTCCACTCGTATTCCAGATTGTTGATCAACAAACCTATTCATAG